A genome region from Rhodohalobacter mucosus includes the following:
- a CDS encoding SAM hydrolase/SAM-dependent halogenase family protein has product MQHSSIITLTTDFGLQDHYVSAMKGVILSISENVRFVDVSHQIPPQDIMAAAWVVRNSSVYFPSGTIHLVVVDPGVGTNRDPVALKIKNQIFVGPDNGIFSLIADEFDYEAWKLTNQDYWARNPSNTFHGRDLFSPVAAHIANGVPLNKLGERITKLVTYRWAVPITDSDGVQGWIIHIDRFGNLVSNIPEEMIRDTIGQSRFRIYVGNTILNEIVTTFDSVPDGEPVAYIGSSGTLEIAINKGNAKEMLGVQKGAQISIFIQK; this is encoded by the coding sequence ATGCAGCACTCATCCATTATTACACTTACAACAGACTTTGGGCTGCAGGATCACTATGTAAGTGCAATGAAGGGGGTTATACTGAGCATTTCCGAAAATGTCCGATTTGTGGACGTTTCCCACCAAATTCCTCCACAGGATATCATGGCTGCAGCCTGGGTGGTACGCAACTCTTCGGTTTATTTTCCTTCCGGTACCATACATCTGGTGGTTGTGGATCCCGGAGTAGGCACGAACCGTGATCCGGTGGCTTTAAAGATCAAAAACCAGATTTTTGTCGGACCCGATAACGGCATCTTCTCGCTGATCGCAGATGAATTTGATTACGAGGCCTGGAAACTGACTAACCAGGACTATTGGGCCAGAAATCCATCCAACACCTTTCACGGCAGAGACCTTTTTTCTCCTGTTGCGGCTCATATTGCCAATGGTGTGCCGCTCAATAAACTGGGAGAGCGAATTACGAAGCTGGTAACCTACAGGTGGGCTGTTCCGATCACAGACAGCGATGGTGTACAGGGCTGGATTATACATATTGACCGGTTTGGCAACCTGGTCTCAAACATACCGGAAGAGATGATACGGGATACCATCGGTCAGTCAAGGTTCAGAATCTACGTGGGTAATACCATTCTGAATGAAATTGTGACTACGTTTGATTCGGTACCCGACGGAGAGCCTGTTGCCTATATCGGGAGTTCCGGAACTCTTGAAATTGCCATCAACAAAGGCAACGCTAAAGAGATGCTGGGTGTTCAAAAAGGAGCTCAGATCTCAATCTTCATTCAGAAGTAG
- a CDS encoding class I SAM-dependent methyltransferase, translated as MAIQVKSPLHDREVIEIPSNVSDLSRSFNGTVSSGMGDEYPIRNNIVDLLPVEKEYSLAQSTNQWKLTASIYEDLWRKRSLSFLTGEDFPIEKEKELLYEWVQPRSGGWYLDVGCSTALYARSLKKAEPESNQVAIDFSNAMLLEARLKAEADQTDLLFIRADAREMPFFGKTFDGVVMGGTLNELTDELKVLFECRRVLKPNGVMFMMHLIKADHWAGRLLQEPAEWSGIKFWSVDESNKMFERAGFKVEDQFTKGIVCFTKLR; from the coding sequence ATGGCCATTCAGGTTAAATCTCCGCTCCATGACAGGGAAGTGATAGAGATCCCTTCAAACGTATCCGACCTGTCCAGATCATTCAACGGAACGGTTAGTTCAGGCATGGGTGATGAATATCCCATCCGAAACAACATTGTGGACCTGCTTCCGGTTGAGAAGGAGTATTCACTGGCTCAGTCTACCAATCAATGGAAGCTGACAGCCAGTATCTATGAAGATCTTTGGCGCAAGCGCTCACTCTCTTTTTTAACGGGTGAGGATTTTCCTATCGAAAAGGAAAAGGAGCTTCTCTATGAGTGGGTGCAGCCCCGATCAGGAGGCTGGTATCTGGACGTTGGGTGCTCCACTGCGCTTTATGCCCGGTCACTCAAAAAGGCGGAACCTGAAAGCAACCAGGTTGCAATCGATTTCTCCAATGCGATGCTTCTGGAAGCTCGTTTAAAGGCAGAGGCCGATCAAACCGATCTGCTCTTTATCCGCGCAGATGCGCGAGAGATGCCGTTTTTTGGTAAAACATTCGACGGAGTGGTAATGGGTGGCACACTCAATGAGCTAACCGACGAATTGAAAGTGCTGTTTGAGTGCCGCCGCGTATTGAAACCGAACGGGGTAATGTTCATGATGCACCTGATCAAGGCGGATCACTGGGCCGGACGACTCCTTCAGGAGCCCGCCGAATGGAGCGGCATCAAGTTCTGGAGCGTCGATGAGAGCAACAAAATGTTTGAACGCGCCGGATTCAAGGTAGAAGATCAGTTTACGAAAGGCATCGTCTGCTTCACCAAACTGAGATAA
- the dnaN gene encoding DNA polymerase III subunit beta encodes MKFNVSSSDLNQGLSAVIGAVPTKATLPILETILFESEEGRLKLSATDLEISIIEYIDAEIEEEGAVAVPARRLLETLRQLPDINVFFEVDETQNVRFRTDKGNYKLVGEESDEFPEIPDMKEGVTLSTDTKLVQKAIGKTMFAVSTDDLRPAMMGVYFDIGGEESKFVATDGHRLVKFVNKNLTSEQPLNFIVPDKALNLVNKALDGGDCDMTVSNDHAQFKSGNTIIITRLINEQYPNYESVIPRDNDKELLIDKNQMLATVRRVSVFSSTTTRQIRLQLGSDKLTIRAEDLDMSSEAKETIACEYDSGEMEIGFNAKYLADVLNNVDGEEAKFEFSSPNRAGIVKPAEAEEGEEMLMLVMPVMLNSYA; translated from the coding sequence ATGAAATTTAATGTATCAAGCAGCGACCTCAACCAGGGGTTGTCGGCCGTAATTGGTGCGGTTCCGACAAAGGCAACGCTTCCCATTCTTGAAACCATTCTGTTTGAATCGGAAGAGGGCAGGCTCAAACTTTCAGCTACCGATCTTGAAATCTCTATTATTGAATATATCGATGCTGAAATTGAGGAGGAGGGAGCGGTTGCCGTACCGGCCAGGCGACTGCTTGAAACACTCCGTCAGCTTCCCGATATCAATGTATTTTTTGAAGTGGATGAGACTCAGAATGTCCGTTTCAGGACAGATAAGGGGAATTACAAACTGGTTGGAGAAGAATCTGATGAGTTTCCGGAGATTCCCGATATGAAAGAGGGGGTTACGCTTTCTACAGATACGAAACTGGTACAGAAAGCCATTGGCAAAACCATGTTCGCTGTTTCAACCGACGATCTTCGCCCGGCCATGATGGGAGTTTACTTTGATATCGGGGGAGAAGAGAGCAAGTTTGTTGCCACCGATGGTCATCGTCTTGTCAAGTTTGTCAATAAAAATCTTACCTCCGAGCAGCCGCTTAATTTTATCGTTCCGGATAAAGCTCTCAACCTGGTCAACAAGGCGCTTGACGGAGGGGATTGTGACATGACCGTCTCAAACGATCATGCGCAGTTCAAAAGCGGCAATACCATCATTATCACACGGCTCATCAACGAACAGTACCCAAATTACGAATCTGTAATCCCGCGCGACAATGACAAGGAGCTTCTGATCGACAAAAACCAGATGCTGGCCACCGTACGGCGTGTATCCGTATTTTCGAGCACAACAACCCGGCAGATACGGCTTCAGCTGGGCAGCGACAAGCTCACTATTCGTGCAGAAGATCTCGATATGAGCAGCGAGGCAAAAGAGACGATTGCGTGCGAGTATGATTCAGGTGAGATGGAGATTGGATTTAATGCCAAATATCTTGCGGATGTGCTGAACAATGTAGACGGCGAGGAAGCCAAATTTGAATTTTCATCTCCAAACCGCGCAGGAATTGTGAAACCTGCAGAGGCAGAAGAAGGTGAGGAGATGCTGATGCTTGTGATGCCGGTCATGCTCAACAGCTATGCCTGA